Proteins from one Planctomyces sp. SH-PL62 genomic window:
- a CDS encoding ABC transporter ATP-binding protein: protein MSHHHWPGSRIGFRSFLRAQREALKRRPEEAPLDDRNRNHPALRHRPLLELYRELYGLLKGRRATFATALLTLSLATFLKLVPPAATKFAIDYVLLGHPIPASILRWSPAPLPESPQALLRILVVAVAAVTLLGTFANVWARWIATRVSKRVQVDVRRTVYDHAMRLPLHRVYALKSGGASSLLREDAGAIGELLFSMVFNPWRAVIQFAGGLIVLAWVDWRLLAGALPLLPGFYLADRFWNRTIRPTYREIRKKRQQMDAAATEVFGGMRIVRAFGRQRSESIRYTIESHVMVRLELFAWWISRVAEVTWELLVPLGSVVLLYYGGSQVLSGRLSLGDMMMFLVYLTMLLEPMAVLATSVTLFQNQLSGFDRVLDILAEPREMTDQPGERKVVKGRIAGRITLQDVSFSYPGSDRMVLSQVNLDVKPGETIALVGRSGSGKTTLCNLVARFYDPTSGVVRLDGVPLPEYDVESYRRLLGVVEQDVFLFDGTIAENISYGDRSASLAQIMEAAEAANAAEFIERLPDGYDTFIGERGVLLSGGQRQRLAIARAILTDPRIFILDEATSNLDSESERLIQQSLGQLLKGRTSFVIAHRLSTIKSADRILVMENGVVVEAGAHDDLMAAAGPYRDMVELQSLSGQP from the coding sequence TTGTCCCATCACCATTGGCCCGGCAGCCGTATAGGATTCCGGTCGTTCCTCCGCGCCCAGCGAGAAGCCCTCAAGCGACGGCCCGAGGAGGCTCCGCTCGACGATCGGAACCGGAATCACCCGGCCCTGCGGCACCGACCACTGCTGGAACTCTATCGCGAGCTGTACGGGCTGCTCAAAGGCCGACGCGCGACGTTCGCGACGGCGCTGTTGACGCTGTCGTTGGCGACGTTCCTGAAGCTGGTCCCCCCGGCGGCGACCAAGTTCGCGATCGACTACGTCCTGCTGGGCCACCCGATCCCGGCGTCGATCCTGCGGTGGTCGCCGGCGCCCCTGCCGGAATCGCCCCAGGCCCTGCTCCGCATCCTGGTCGTGGCCGTGGCCGCGGTGACGTTGCTGGGGACGTTCGCCAACGTCTGGGCCCGCTGGATCGCCACCAGGGTCAGCAAGCGGGTCCAGGTCGACGTCCGCCGCACGGTCTACGACCACGCCATGAGGCTGCCGCTGCACCGGGTCTACGCGCTGAAGTCGGGCGGGGCGTCGAGCCTGCTTCGCGAGGACGCCGGGGCGATCGGCGAACTGCTGTTCAGCATGGTCTTCAACCCCTGGCGGGCCGTCATCCAGTTCGCCGGCGGGCTGATCGTGCTGGCCTGGGTCGACTGGCGGCTTCTGGCCGGCGCGCTCCCGCTGCTGCCGGGCTTCTACCTCGCCGACCGCTTCTGGAACCGCACCATCCGGCCGACCTACCGCGAGATCCGCAAGAAGCGCCAGCAGATGGACGCCGCGGCGACCGAGGTGTTCGGCGGCATGCGGATCGTCCGCGCGTTCGGGAGGCAGCGGAGCGAGTCGATCCGGTACACGATCGAGAGCCACGTGATGGTCCGCCTGGAGCTCTTCGCCTGGTGGATCTCGCGGGTCGCCGAGGTGACCTGGGAGCTGCTGGTGCCGCTGGGCTCGGTCGTCCTGCTCTACTACGGCGGGTCGCAGGTCCTCTCGGGCCGGCTCTCGCTGGGCGACATGATGATGTTCCTGGTCTACCTGACGATGCTTCTGGAACCGATGGCCGTCCTGGCGACGAGCGTCACCCTGTTCCAGAACCAGCTCTCGGGCTTCGACCGGGTGCTCGACATCCTGGCGGAACCCCGCGAGATGACCGACCAGCCCGGCGAGCGCAAGGTCGTGAAGGGCCGGATCGCCGGCCGGATCACCTTGCAAGACGTCTCGTTCTCCTACCCCGGATCGGACCGGATGGTCCTGAGCCAGGTGAACCTGGACGTCAAGCCGGGGGAGACGATCGCGCTGGTGGGCCGGAGCGGGTCGGGCAAGACGACCCTGTGCAACCTCGTCGCGCGGTTCTACGACCCGACCTCCGGCGTGGTCCGGCTCGACGGCGTGCCGCTGCCGGAGTACGACGTCGAGAGCTACCGACGGCTCCTGGGCGTGGTCGAGCAGGACGTCTTCCTGTTCGACGGCACCATCGCCGAGAACATCAGCTACGGCGACCGTTCGGCCTCGCTGGCGCAGATCATGGAGGCCGCCGAGGCCGCCAACGCCGCCGAGTTCATCGAACGCCTCCCGGACGGCTACGACACCTTCATCGGCGAGCGCGGCGTCCTGCTCAGCGGCGGCCAGCGCCAGCGGCTGGCGATCGCCCGGGCGATCCTCACCGACCCCCGCATCTTCATCCTCGACGAGGCCACCAGCAACCTCGACAGCGAGAGCGAACGCCTGATCCAGCAGAGCCTGGGCCAGCTCCTCAAGGGCCGGACCTCGTTCGTCATCGCCCACCGCCTCAGCACCATCAAGAGCGCCGACCGCATCCTCGTGATGGAGAACGGCGTCGTCGTCGAGGCCGGCGCCCATGACGACCTCATGGCCGCCGCCGGCCCCT